One window of Dyadobacter sandarakinus genomic DNA carries:
- a CDS encoding ABC transporter permease: MFKNYLKIALRNLWKNRGYAFINITGLSVAFCASVFLFLTAYFALSFDDFHKDKDRIYQIYFVSNSPDKANYSGTMPFPITPALKDEFPEIEQAARIVNGSDVVTYKGKHYDKKVMFTDPDFLKLFTFPLVKGSSEIALRDFSSIIISEQMARTVFGTEDPMGKPLELGRPGSSRQYVVTGVLKDFPDNSTIKFDAFIRSENVPGYQEQKDAWDAHSHIVYVKLNPATSQATFEKRLKPFAQKYFKDNLARLKKQGARPDERGDVFAIRLQKMENIHFDTRISRNAAPAALVYALMGIGLFILLIACFNFINLNVARSFIRAREVGVRKSLGAMKGQLFAQIWGEAGVVCLLGFLCGIVLALLLLPYFNATFQSKLSLSYITEPDKIALLISLFFLVTLLAGGYPAWQMSRFNAVEVLKGKVSLKKPGLLRNSLIVAQFTISCLLICCTTIAVQQVDHLRRQPLGFEKEQVISIPVGTQVNGQQALQRMRNLLEGDPSIMGITGAGVNLGLGLDRTTSRSEVGFTYKDREVSTDWLSIDYDYVKTLKIKLLAGREFNPAYPADSVDRVIISENMAKMMGEKDPVGKFFQTDSAGVKYQIIGLVQDFNLYSAKNQQKGVTMHLSASDAPAYIFVRVAPQSLAASMEKLKGVWQQVAPGSEFMGSFVDENTDNWYKEEERMSQVFSLASGIAIILSCLGLFAVALIVIEQRTKEIGVRKVLGASITNLVIVLSRDFVKLVLVAIGIATPLSWFAMQQWLADYPYRIEISPLLFILVGAVAVIITIATVSFQSIKAAMMNPVKSLKSE, encoded by the coding sequence ATGTTTAAAAACTATCTCAAAATCGCCTTGCGTAACCTCTGGAAAAACCGAGGCTATGCTTTCATTAACATTACGGGATTGTCCGTGGCATTCTGCGCCAGTGTTTTCCTCTTCCTTACGGCCTACTTCGCATTGTCATTCGATGATTTTCACAAAGACAAAGACCGCATTTACCAGATCTATTTTGTTTCCAACAGCCCTGATAAAGCCAATTACAGCGGCACAATGCCCTTTCCGATCACACCGGCACTGAAAGACGAATTTCCGGAGATCGAACAGGCAGCCCGGATTGTAAACGGGTCGGATGTAGTTACCTACAAGGGTAAACATTATGATAAAAAGGTGATGTTTACGGATCCCGATTTTCTCAAACTGTTTACTTTCCCGCTGGTCAAAGGCAGCTCCGAAATTGCCCTGCGGGATTTCAGCAGCATTATTATCAGTGAGCAAATGGCCAGGACCGTTTTCGGGACCGAGGACCCGATGGGCAAGCCACTGGAACTCGGCCGGCCCGGAAGCAGCAGGCAATATGTGGTCACAGGTGTCTTGAAAGACTTTCCCGACAATTCCACCATTAAGTTTGATGCATTTATCAGAAGTGAAAACGTGCCCGGCTACCAGGAGCAGAAAGATGCCTGGGATGCACATTCTCATATTGTTTATGTAAAACTGAATCCTGCGACCAGCCAGGCCACCTTCGAGAAACGCCTCAAACCGTTTGCTCAGAAATACTTCAAAGATAATCTTGCGAGGCTTAAAAAGCAGGGAGCCCGGCCTGACGAGCGCGGCGACGTATTTGCCATCCGCCTGCAAAAAATGGAAAACATCCATTTTGATACCCGCATCAGCAGAAATGCCGCACCCGCAGCACTGGTCTATGCGCTCATGGGGATCGGGTTGTTTATACTTCTCATTGCCTGCTTCAATTTCATCAACCTGAACGTAGCAAGGTCGTTTATCCGGGCCAGGGAAGTGGGCGTCCGCAAGTCGCTTGGTGCGATGAAAGGTCAGCTTTTTGCGCAGATATGGGGCGAAGCCGGTGTGGTATGCCTGCTGGGATTTTTGTGCGGCATTGTCCTTGCCCTCCTTTTGCTCCCTTATTTCAATGCGACTTTCCAGTCAAAGCTCAGTTTATCCTACATCACGGAACCTGATAAAATTGCCTTGCTGATAAGCCTGTTCTTTCTGGTGACACTGCTTGCCGGCGGTTACCCGGCCTGGCAGATGTCCCGTTTCAACGCGGTGGAAGTGCTGAAAGGAAAAGTGTCGCTGAAAAAGCCGGGGCTGCTGCGCAATTCGCTGATCGTTGCCCAGTTTACCATTTCATGCCTGCTGATATGCTGCACGACCATTGCGGTTCAGCAGGTGGATCACCTTCGCCGGCAACCGCTGGGCTTTGAAAAAGAGCAGGTAATCAGCATTCCGGTAGGTACCCAGGTAAATGGTCAGCAAGCTTTGCAACGCATGCGCAACCTGCTGGAAGGCGACCCCTCCATCATGGGAATTACAGGTGCCGGCGTTAACCTCGGCCTGGGACTCGATCGGACCACATCGCGCAGTGAGGTAGGTTTTACGTATAAAGACAGGGAGGTAAGTACGGACTGGCTATCCATCGACTATGATTATGTAAAAACACTTAAAATCAAGCTTCTGGCCGGCAGGGAATTTAATCCTGCTTATCCTGCCGACTCGGTAGACCGGGTTATTATATCCGAGAACATGGCTAAGATGATGGGAGAAAAAGATCCGGTCGGCAAGTTTTTCCAGACCGACTCCGCGGGTGTGAAGTACCAGATCATCGGTCTGGTGCAGGACTTTAATCTTTATTCTGCCAAAAACCAGCAAAAAGGCGTCACCATGCACTTATCAGCCTCCGATGCGCCTGCCTACATTTTTGTACGGGTAGCACCGCAGTCACTTGCCGCCTCCATGGAAAAACTGAAAGGCGTGTGGCAGCAGGTTGCGCCGGGATCGGAGTTCATGGGCTCGTTTGTCGATGAAAATACCGACAACTGGTACAAGGAGGAAGAAAGAATGTCGCAGGTATTCAGCCTGGCCTCGGGAATCGCCATCATCCTCTCCTGCCTGGGGCTTTTTGCAGTAGCACTGATCGTTATCGAACAACGCACCAAGGAGATAGGCGTGAGAAAAGTACTGGGCGCAAGCATAACAAACCTCGTGATCGTGCTGTCGCGGGACTTTGTGAAACTGGTGCTGGTGGCCATCGGCATTGCCACGCCACTCTCCTGGTTTGCGATGCAGCAATGGCTGGCAGACTACCCTTACCGCATTGAAATCAGCCCGCTGCTATTTATCCTGGTAGGCGCCGTCGCGGTCATTATCACCATTGCAACCGTGAGCTTTCAGAGCATCAAAGCGGCTATGATGAACCCGGTGAAAAGCTTGAAGTCGGAATGA
- a CDS encoding ABC transporter permease: MIKNYLTTSLRNLRRNWNFTVINVTGLTLGLACCLLIFFTVRYELSFDTHHSHAPRTYRLLRHVKAQGEKANNPGMPLPVLEALRNDYPGLKGLITCTYAIRESLVTIGQGPQRKKFTDPSYVLSFIGPEYFEIFSYTWLKGSPRSSLTNPGSAVLTTSQARRYFGSADPMGKTLRVGNHMDFIVTGLIQDPPPTTSFPFKTLLSFSSLKEFGAFTNWDDWVSSYGGGQMYLMLPENMSEAQMEQKLVAFNKKYREAREVQNEAFILQPLLDIHFDNNTSNYANRTISRGMIWSMVLVGIFILVTACVNFINLATAQALRRAKEVGVRKVLGSTRTQLLRQYFSETAMLTIFSVILALFLAQATLPYVSGVLNIHSEGVLFVSDSTILMFLLLLAVITTVLSGLYPALIVSGYQPILALKGKMQVKGSSQARLRKGLIVLQFTISQVVLLGTLIAYSQMKFFRTMDVGFRKDQIITIPVPDNNNGQNAAISAQLASEPGIEQMSFSYFTPMSRSNWQTGFSYENNEDPLDFEVVMRPADTAYFNTYGLSLVAGRMYLPADTMREYVINEAFVRKLGFKNPEDALGKRLSIGGFDVKLPIVGVVKDFNTYSLHREIIPCVLATDRNNYSTLSIKLSGKADARLISRIEKVWSSVFPDYVFKYSFFDETVNSFYEKEEKLFALFRILTGIAIFIGCLGLYGVVAFMAESRTKEMGIRKVIGASALSIFGLFSIDFIRLVVIALVIASPIAWYFMNKWMQDFTYKAHISWWLYLLAGLLAIGIALVTISFQSIKAALVNPVRSLRAE, translated from the coding sequence ATGATCAAAAACTATCTCACCACCTCTCTGCGCAACTTGCGGCGGAACTGGAATTTTACGGTAATCAATGTCACCGGGCTTACCCTGGGGCTGGCCTGCTGCCTGCTGATTTTTTTTACCGTGCGCTATGAGCTCAGCTTTGACACCCATCACAGCCATGCTCCCCGGACGTACCGGCTCCTGCGGCATGTTAAAGCACAGGGCGAAAAAGCAAACAACCCGGGAATGCCGCTGCCGGTACTGGAAGCACTCCGCAATGATTATCCCGGGCTCAAAGGCCTGATTACATGCACTTACGCAATCCGGGAAAGTCTGGTTACCATCGGGCAGGGGCCGCAGCGCAAGAAATTCACGGACCCTTCCTATGTACTTTCTTTTATCGGACCCGAATATTTTGAGATTTTCAGCTACACCTGGCTCAAAGGTTCTCCCCGGTCGTCGCTGACCAATCCCGGATCAGCAGTACTGACCACTAGCCAGGCCAGGCGGTATTTTGGTAGTGCAGATCCCATGGGTAAGACGCTGCGCGTAGGCAATCACATGGATTTCATTGTGACCGGCCTCATTCAGGACCCGCCGCCTACCACCAGTTTTCCGTTCAAAACTTTGCTTTCTTTTTCATCGCTGAAAGAGTTCGGTGCATTTACCAACTGGGACGATTGGGTGAGCTCGTATGGAGGCGGACAAATGTACCTGATGCTGCCTGAAAACATGAGTGAGGCGCAGATGGAGCAGAAGCTGGTTGCATTCAACAAAAAATACCGGGAAGCACGGGAGGTGCAGAATGAAGCATTCATATTGCAGCCGCTACTGGACATCCATTTTGACAACAATACATCCAACTACGCCAACCGCACAATCAGCCGCGGGATGATCTGGTCGATGGTGCTGGTGGGCATTTTTATCCTGGTGACGGCCTGTGTCAACTTCATCAACCTGGCCACAGCCCAGGCACTCAGGCGCGCCAAGGAAGTAGGTGTGCGCAAAGTGCTGGGCAGCACGCGTACACAGCTGCTTAGGCAATATTTTTCCGAAACTGCCATGCTCACGATCTTTTCCGTGATACTGGCGCTGTTCCTGGCCCAGGCTACCCTGCCCTACGTGTCGGGTGTTTTGAACATTCATTCCGAAGGGGTACTTTTTGTTTCGGACAGCACAATCCTGATGTTCCTGCTCCTGCTTGCCGTAATTACCACGGTATTGTCCGGACTTTATCCGGCGCTGATCGTGTCCGGGTACCAGCCTATCCTTGCATTAAAGGGCAAAATGCAGGTAAAAGGAAGCAGCCAGGCAAGGCTTCGCAAAGGTTTGATCGTACTGCAGTTCACGATCTCCCAGGTGGTATTGCTGGGTACGCTGATCGCTTACAGCCAGATGAAATTTTTCAGGACCATGGACGTGGGTTTCCGGAAAGACCAGATTATCACCATACCTGTTCCCGACAATAATAACGGGCAAAATGCTGCCATATCCGCTCAACTGGCGTCAGAACCTGGCATTGAGCAGATGAGCTTCAGCTATTTCACGCCCATGTCCAGGAGCAACTGGCAAACGGGTTTCAGCTATGAGAACAATGAAGATCCGCTGGATTTTGAAGTAGTCATGCGCCCAGCCGACACGGCTTATTTCAATACCTACGGCCTCTCGCTGGTGGCCGGTAGAATGTATCTTCCTGCCGACACCATGCGCGAATATGTGATCAATGAGGCATTTGTAAGAAAGCTGGGTTTCAAAAATCCGGAAGATGCATTGGGCAAAAGACTTTCCATCGGCGGGTTCGATGTCAAACTGCCGATTGTGGGGGTGGTCAAAGATTTCAATACATATAGCCTGCACCGGGAGATCATCCCCTGCGTACTCGCTACCGACCGCAACAATTACAGTACGCTCAGCATCAAGCTTTCCGGAAAGGCAGATGCGCGGCTCATCAGCCGGATCGAGAAGGTATGGTCATCCGTTTTTCCGGATTATGTTTTCAAATATTCCTTCTTCGACGAAACGGTCAACAGTTTTTACGAAAAAGAAGAAAAGCTTTTTGCACTCTTCCGCATTCTGACGGGCATCGCCATTTTCATCGGCTGCCTGGGCCTATACGGCGTAGTGGCTTTCATGGCGGAGTCGCGCACCAAAGAAATGGGCATCAGGAAGGTAATTGGCGCCTCCGCGCTGAGCATATTCGGATTGTTCTCCATTGACTTTATCAGACTGGTTGTGATTGCGCTGGTTATTGCATCGCCTATCGCCTGGTATTTTATGAACAAATGGATGCAGGATTTTACCTACAAAGCGCACATCAGCTGGTGGCTCTACCTGCTGGCCGGACTTCTTGCCATCGGCATTGCCCTGGTTACAATCAGCTTCCAGAGCATTAAAGCGGCATTGGTGAATCCGGTGAGAAGTTTGAGGGCGGAGTGA
- a CDS encoding TonB-dependent receptor, translated as MKKFIFTLLLGAACTLSFAQKPVQVVKGRVIDAESQQPVIGAGVMITSVSPVTGSATDSEGNFRIPDVPVGRHAFRVTSLGYDDAFVQEVTVGSGKEVDLTVKLTESFRKLDEVVVKAQQETGTPLNDMVSVSGRSFTVEQTKRFAAAVNDPARMALSFAGVATNDDGSNQIIIRGNSPKGLLWRMEGVEIPNPNHFAQEGTSGGGVSALSVNVLSNSDFLTGAFPAEYGNATSGVFDLKLRKGNNEKREYAAQAGVLGLDFAAEGPIGPKGGASYLANYRYSTLAVLSKIGMNIQGDALNDFQDAAFKVYIPYDEKAILSVWGMGGISTSKVHSDDEEEKFGSDRGMVGLNYMRYLNSRSYLENIVSYSVTRQTDDYTDKEQHTNYQQQFINQTLRLSTLYNYKLGARNTLRMGLIINHLDFNLFDKNNEDGPYVIHVNSKGNTQLFQAYGQVKSRLSPGVTVNLGVHGMLLGLNNQFSIEPRAGLRWAVAPRSTISLGMGLHSKTETISTYFAQVNAGDGTTAPLNKNLKLMKSAHFVTGYELRPSAGWRILAEAYYQHHYHVPIGPPNTSSPFLLHNSMLNETSGFISDSLTSAGKGRSYGVELTLEKSLTGGFYLMSTTSLYQSKYTGRDGIERDSRFNGRYVQNVLAGKEWRAGQHKTNIFAANIKVLASGGNRTTPVDLAKSRAKGRTERDWTQSYAEQLPGYFRTDLRVSYTKNRKRITSTISLDIQNVTNRLNAFDRYYDSKKDEVRLITQTGLLPILNYRLEF; from the coding sequence ATGAAAAAATTCATTTTTACCTTACTCCTGGGGGCAGCCTGCACCCTCTCATTTGCACAAAAGCCCGTACAGGTGGTGAAAGGCCGCGTGATCGACGCAGAGTCGCAACAGCCTGTGATCGGTGCAGGCGTAATGATCACCTCCGTCAGCCCCGTTACAGGCAGTGCAACCGACAGTGAGGGCAATTTTCGTATTCCTGATGTACCGGTAGGCCGGCATGCATTCAGGGTCACGAGCCTGGGGTATGACGATGCTTTTGTGCAGGAAGTGACTGTAGGATCGGGCAAGGAGGTAGACCTCACTGTGAAGCTTACCGAGTCGTTCCGTAAGCTGGACGAAGTGGTGGTAAAGGCGCAGCAGGAAACCGGCACTCCCCTGAACGACATGGTGAGTGTGAGCGGCCGGTCTTTTACGGTCGAGCAGACCAAACGTTTTGCGGCGGCGGTAAACGATCCCGCGCGCATGGCACTGTCCTTCGCAGGGGTGGCTACGAATGATGACGGAAGCAATCAGATCATCATCCGGGGCAACAGTCCGAAAGGTCTGCTTTGGCGGATGGAAGGCGTCGAAATTCCCAATCCCAATCATTTTGCACAGGAGGGAACCAGTGGCGGAGGGGTAAGTGCATTGAGCGTCAATGTGCTCAGCAACTCCGATTTTCTGACGGGCGCATTCCCTGCAGAGTACGGCAATGCGACGTCGGGCGTGTTTGATCTTAAACTCCGGAAGGGTAACAATGAAAAACGGGAGTATGCCGCGCAGGCCGGGGTGCTGGGACTTGATTTTGCGGCGGAGGGGCCAATCGGGCCCAAAGGCGGTGCCTCTTACCTGGCCAATTACAGGTACTCAACCCTGGCAGTACTGAGCAAGATCGGGATGAACATTCAGGGTGATGCACTCAATGATTTTCAGGACGCGGCTTTTAAAGTTTACATTCCTTATGATGAAAAAGCAATTTTGTCTGTCTGGGGAATGGGAGGGATCAGTACTTCAAAGGTACATTCCGACGATGAAGAGGAGAAGTTCGGCTCGGACCGTGGTATGGTAGGGCTCAACTACATGCGTTACCTGAATTCCAGGTCGTACCTTGAAAACATCGTGTCCTACTCGGTCACGCGTCAGACGGATGATTATACCGACAAGGAGCAGCATACGAACTACCAGCAGCAATTTATCAACCAGACACTCCGGCTGTCGACTTTGTACAACTACAAACTGGGTGCCCGCAATACGCTGAGGATGGGTCTGATCATCAATCACCTGGATTTCAACCTTTTTGACAAAAACAACGAAGATGGGCCCTATGTAATCCATGTGAACAGCAAAGGAAACACGCAGCTTTTTCAGGCCTACGGCCAGGTAAAGTCACGGTTATCTCCCGGCGTGACGGTCAACCTGGGTGTGCATGGCATGCTTCTCGGACTTAACAACCAGTTTTCCATTGAGCCGCGTGCGGGGTTGCGCTGGGCGGTCGCGCCCCGCTCGACAATCAGCTTAGGAATGGGGCTGCATAGTAAAACCGAGACCATCTCGACCTACTTTGCCCAGGTGAATGCAGGTGACGGGACCACTGCTCCTCTCAATAAAAACCTGAAACTGATGAAGTCTGCGCACTTTGTTACGGGCTACGAACTCAGGCCGTCGGCCGGCTGGCGGATACTCGCCGAGGCTTACTACCAGCATCACTACCATGTGCCGATCGGGCCGCCCAATACTTCCAGTCCGTTTTTACTGCATAATTCCATGCTGAACGAAACCAGCGGGTTTATCAGCGACTCACTCACCAGTGCCGGAAAGGGAAGAAGTTATGGGGTGGAGCTTACCCTGGAAAAGTCGCTTACCGGCGGGTTTTATCTGATGAGCACAACGTCGCTCTATCAATCCAAATATACGGGCAGGGATGGCATCGAGCGCGACAGCCGGTTTAATGGAAGGTATGTGCAGAATGTCCTGGCCGGTAAAGAGTGGCGGGCGGGTCAGCATAAAACCAATATTTTTGCAGCCAACATCAAGGTACTGGCGTCCGGTGGAAACCGTACTACCCCCGTAGACCTTGCAAAGTCGAGGGCAAAAGGACGCACCGAGCGCGACTGGACGCAGAGTTATGCAGAACAGCTGCCCGGCTATTTCCGCACCGATCTGCGGGTGAGCTATACAAAAAACAGGAAACGCATCACCTCCACCATTTCGCTTGATATTCAGAATGTCACTAACCGCCTGAATGCATTTGACAGGTATTATGACAGCAAAAAAGATGAGGTGCGGCTGATCACGCAGACGGGCCTGCTGCCGATTCTCAACTACCGCCTCGAATTCTGA
- a CDS encoding ABC transporter permease translates to MIRNYLKIALRNLLKSKVYSFINIVGLAVGIAVAMLIGLWVWDEVSYNRYHKNYNHLVQAWISQTFNGQTGTGTAVSIPAVTEMATKYGADFKHTSLASWNYGHLLTNGEKKINKSGMYAQQGFPEMLSLKMIRGDYATALTNPGSIVIAESVARALFGNEDPLNKPLKLDIKRDVKVTGVYEDIPFNSNFNELMLILPWADYLSAENWVKEAQTQWGNHSFQFFAQVADHADVEKVSLKIRDVEMPHAFSKTDKPQYMLHPMSRWHLYSDFKNGKNVGGAIQFVWLFTIIGIFVLLLACINFMNLSTARSEKRAKEVGIRKSIGSLRSQLVFQFLSESFLVVCFALLLALIIVLLTLPAFNELAGKKVHFPYNYPQFWLALVVFALFTGLISGSYPAFYLSSFNPLAVLKGTFKVGKWSAVPRKVMVVMQFTVSITLIIGTIIVFQQIQHAKNRPVGYDRQGLLQINISPNMFGKYYPLRDDLLKTGVVYEMSESSSPTTGIYSNQIGFEWEGMEPGSLPLFGTIACTHDFGKTIGWKIVQGRDFSREFSTDTAGFILNESAVKLTGIKNIIGKTIRYNGSPRQVVGVIKDMVMQSPYEPAVPTIFLMNYEWANLINVKLMPGKPVDQALKKVEAIFRKHDPDSPFEFKFADEEYEAKFRAEERIGKLARVFAVLAVFISCLGLFGLAAYTAEQRTKEIGIRKALGASVAQMWAMLSKEFVYLVVLSCVIASPIALFFLNDWLNKYEYHIQLSWVVFAVSAILAVLITLLTVSFQAVKAALMNPVKSLRSE, encoded by the coding sequence ATGATCAGAAACTATCTTAAAATCGCCCTCAGAAATTTGCTGAAAAGCAAGGTTTATTCATTCATCAACATTGTTGGTTTGGCAGTAGGTATTGCAGTAGCGATGCTGATCGGACTGTGGGTGTGGGATGAGGTTTCCTACAACCGTTACCACAAAAACTACAACCACCTGGTACAGGCATGGATCAGCCAGACATTCAACGGGCAAACCGGCACCGGTACTGCAGTGTCGATCCCGGCGGTTACCGAAATGGCAACCAAATATGGGGCAGACTTCAAGCATACCTCGCTGGCGAGCTGGAATTACGGACACCTGCTTACCAATGGTGAAAAAAAGATCAATAAGAGCGGAATGTACGCCCAGCAGGGGTTTCCGGAAATGCTTTCGCTGAAAATGATCCGGGGCGACTATGCAACTGCTTTGACAAACCCGGGTTCCATCGTGATCGCGGAGTCGGTGGCCAGGGCCTTGTTCGGCAATGAAGACCCGCTGAACAAACCATTGAAGCTGGACATCAAGCGTGACGTGAAGGTGACCGGTGTGTATGAGGATATTCCATTTAACTCCAACTTCAACGAGCTCATGCTGATCCTTCCCTGGGCCGACTACCTGTCGGCCGAAAACTGGGTCAAGGAAGCACAGACGCAATGGGGAAACCACTCTTTCCAGTTTTTTGCGCAGGTGGCTGATCATGCCGATGTTGAAAAAGTGTCATTGAAAATCCGCGACGTAGAAATGCCGCATGCCTTTTCAAAAACCGACAAGCCGCAATACATGCTGCACCCCATGAGTCGCTGGCATTTATATTCCGATTTCAAAAATGGCAAGAATGTAGGCGGCGCAATCCAGTTTGTATGGCTGTTCACGATCATTGGCATATTCGTCCTGCTCCTGGCATGCATCAACTTCATGAACCTGAGCACCGCCCGGTCTGAAAAGCGCGCCAAGGAGGTCGGTATCCGCAAATCGATTGGTTCTTTGCGCAGCCAGCTCGTTTTCCAGTTTTTGAGTGAGTCTTTTCTGGTGGTGTGCTTTGCATTGCTGCTGGCTCTGATCATTGTGCTGCTCACGCTTCCTGCCTTCAATGAACTGGCAGGTAAAAAGGTCCACTTCCCCTATAACTATCCCCAGTTCTGGCTTGCGCTGGTCGTATTTGCCTTGTTTACAGGGCTTATTTCGGGCAGCTATCCGGCATTTTACCTGTCTTCATTCAATCCTCTTGCAGTGCTGAAAGGTACTTTTAAGGTGGGTAAATGGTCGGCTGTACCGCGCAAGGTGATGGTGGTCATGCAGTTTACCGTATCCATCACGCTCATCATCGGTACAATCATCGTTTTTCAGCAGATTCAGCATGCCAAAAACAGGCCCGTGGGCTACGACCGGCAGGGATTGCTGCAGATCAACATTTCGCCCAACATGTTTGGAAAATACTACCCGCTGCGCGACGACCTGCTGAAAACGGGCGTAGTATACGAAATGAGCGAATCGTCCAGTCCGACCACTGGTATCTACTCCAATCAGATCGGTTTTGAATGGGAAGGAATGGAACCGGGCTCTTTGCCCCTTTTCGGAACGATCGCCTGTACGCATGATTTTGGCAAGACGATCGGCTGGAAAATCGTGCAGGGCCGGGACTTTTCGCGAGAGTTTTCAACGGATACCGCCGGATTTATCCTGAACGAATCCGCGGTGAAGCTTACCGGAATTAAAAATATTATCGGTAAAACCATCCGCTACAATGGCAGCCCGCGGCAGGTCGTGGGCGTGATCAAGGACATGGTCATGCAGTCGCCCTACGAACCTGCAGTACCTACGATTTTCCTGATGAACTACGAGTGGGCCAACCTGATCAATGTAAAGCTGATGCCCGGCAAGCCGGTGGACCAGGCTCTCAAAAAAGTGGAAGCCATTTTCCGGAAACATGATCCCGACTCGCCTTTCGAATTCAAGTTTGCCGATGAGGAATATGAAGCCAAGTTCCGGGCCGAAGAGCGGATTGGTAAGCTGGCGAGGGTATTTGCGGTGCTGGCGGTATTTATCTCGTGTCTGGGTTTGTTCGGGCTGGCGGCTTATACAGCCGAGCAGCGTACCAAGGAGATCGGGATCCGCAAGGCACTCGGAGCCAGTGTGGCGCAAATGTGGGCAATGCTTTCCAAAGAATTTGTGTACCTGGTTGTGCTGTCGTGTGTCATCGCCTCGCCCATTGCCTTGTTTTTCCTGAACGACTGGCTCAATAAATACGAGTACCACATCCAGCTGAGCTGGGTAGTATTCGCAGTTTCTGCCATCCTGGCCGTACTCATCACCTTGCTGACGGTCAGTTTCCAGGCAGTCAAAGCAGCGTTAATGAACCCCGTCAAGTCCTTGCGCAGCGAGTAG